A DNA window from Hordeum vulgare subsp. vulgare chromosome 1H, MorexV3_pseudomolecules_assembly, whole genome shotgun sequence contains the following coding sequences:
- the LOC123424277 gene encoding RNA-binding protein Y14A, translated as MAAAAMNTDVEAVDFDSDDDDLMDEEGAIEPSPAPAPRLRSTIAGGGGGDDDAPRKTKGRGFREDPNSSSAHRDSRLAGAGRSGFDALASDGGPGPVRSIEGWIVLVTGVHEEAQEEDLHNIFGDYGQVKNLHLNLDRRTGFVKGYALIEYENFEQAQRAIRESDGTELLSQIISVDWAFSNGPVKQRNTRKRSPRPNRSRSPPRRRYP; from the exons atggcggcggcggcgatgaaCACGGACGTGGAGGCGGTCGACTTCGACTCCGACGACGACGATCTCATGGACGAGGAGGGCGCCATCGAACCCTCGCCGGCCCCCGCTCCCCGCCTCCGATCTACCatcgcagggggcggcggcggcgacgacgatgcCCCGCGTAAGACTAAGGGGCGCGGCTTCCGCGAGGATCCCAACTCCTCGTCCGCGCACCGCGACTCGCGGTTAGCTGGCGCAGGCCGCTCTGGCTTCGACGCCCTCGCCTCCGATGGCGGCCCTGGACCCGTGCGCT CCATTGAAGGGTGGATTGTACTGGTTACTGGAGTTCATGAAGAAGCTCAGGAGGAGGACCTCcataatattttcggggattatgGGCAGGTCAAGAACTTGCATTTGAATTTGGATCGCAGGACTGGATTTGTGAAG GGATATGCTCTAATTGAGTATGAGAACTTTGAGCAAGCCCAGCGTGCAATAAGAGAATCAGACGGAACTGAGCTTCTTTCGCAGATAATAAGTGTTGACTGGGCATTTAGTAATGGCCCTGTCAAACAGAGAAATACTCGGAAGAG ATCACCGAGGCCTAATCGCTCAAGGAGCCCACCAAGGAGAAGATACCCTTAG